The proteins below are encoded in one region of Buttiauxella gaviniae:
- a CDS encoding class I SAM-dependent methyltransferase: MKPARIPDNFIPPHHWGELPWGEYYREALETQLQPWLAKMFGFHLLKIGNLSTEINTEGCAISHQVNVALQGERLQVHADPLQLPFAAKSIDACMLAHTLPWCQDPHGLLREVDRVLIDDGWLIMSTFNPISLLGLGKAVPFIRKRTPYRCRMFTPMRMFDWLALLNFEVMHQRSFQVLPWSKQGGKMLSTHLPALGCMHVIVARKRTLPLTLNPMKSRKTKTQIRSAVGATRQFRETTKVSPLGHNPHPHELD, encoded by the coding sequence ATGAAACCGGCAAGGATACCTGATAATTTCATTCCACCGCATCATTGGGGAGAACTGCCCTGGGGTGAGTACTACCGTGAGGCACTGGAAACCCAACTCCAGCCCTGGCTTGCAAAAATGTTTGGTTTCCATCTCCTGAAGATTGGCAATTTGAGCACGGAAATCAATACCGAAGGCTGCGCTATTTCACACCAGGTGAATGTCGCCTTACAGGGCGAGCGTCTTCAAGTCCATGCGGACCCGCTTCAACTCCCCTTTGCCGCTAAATCTATCGATGCATGTATGTTGGCCCATACATTACCCTGGTGCCAGGATCCTCACGGATTACTGCGAGAAGTTGACCGAGTTTTGATTGATGATGGCTGGTTAATTATGAGCACCTTTAACCCGATAAGTTTATTGGGTCTGGGGAAAGCGGTGCCTTTTATTCGTAAACGCACGCCATATCGTTGCCGCATGTTTACCCCAATGAGAATGTTCGATTGGCTGGCATTGCTGAATTTTGAAGTGATGCATCAGCGTAGTTTTCAGGTTTTACCCTGGAGTAAGCAAGGTGGGAAAATGCTCAGTACCCATCTTCCTGCGTTGGGGTGTATGCATGTAATTGTGGCACGCAAGCGGACGTTGCCGCTTACGCTTAATCCCATGAAAAGCCGCAAAACGAAAACGCAAATTCGCTCAGCGGTGGGGGCGACCAGGCAGTTTCGTGAAACGACTAAAGTTTCGCCTCTGGGACATAACCCACATCCTCATGAATTGGATTAG
- the rnhA gene encoding ribonuclease HI: MALVYVRLSFLITGSLPEMRKQVEIFTDGSCLGNPGPGGYGAILRYKQHEKIFSEGYRLTTNNRMELMAAIVALEALVEHCDVVLSTDSQYVRQGITQWIHNWKKRGWKTADKKPVKNVDLWKRLDAALSEHKISWEWVKGHAGHPENERCDVLAREAASNPIHEDVGYVPEAKL; the protein is encoded by the coding sequence ATGGCGCTCGTTTATGTCAGACTTAGTTTTTTAATCACAGGAAGTCTACCAGAGATGCGCAAACAGGTAGAAATTTTCACCGATGGATCTTGCCTCGGTAACCCGGGTCCGGGTGGTTATGGTGCGATTTTACGATACAAACAACACGAAAAAATTTTCAGCGAAGGTTACCGCTTAACCACGAATAATCGCATGGAATTGATGGCCGCAATCGTGGCGCTCGAAGCATTGGTTGAGCATTGCGATGTGGTATTAAGCACCGATAGCCAATATGTCCGCCAGGGCATTACTCAGTGGATCCATAACTGGAAAAAACGTGGTTGGAAAACTGCAGATAAAAAACCAGTGAAGAACGTGGATCTATGGAAAAGGCTTGATGCGGCATTGAGTGAGCATAAAATCAGTTGGGAGTGGGTGAAAGGCCATGCCGGTCACCCTGAAAACGAACGTTGTGATGTGTTGGCTCGTGAGGCGGCATCTAATCCAATTCATGAGGATGTGGGTTATGTCCCAGAGGCGAAACTTTAG
- a CDS encoding endonuclease/exonuclease/phosphatase family protein gives MRKNTYAMRYVAGQPAERILPPGSFATIGQALPPGEPLPSEASLKVLVWNIFKQQRAEWLSVLQNFGKDAHLVLLQEAQTTPELVRFATSNYLAADQVPAFLLPQHPSGVMTLSAAHPVYCCPLREREPILRLSKSALVTVYPLPDGRLLMVVNIHAVNFSLGVDVYSKQLGPIGDQIGHHNGPVIMAGDFNAWSRPRMNALYRFAREMALREVRFTDDHRRRAFGRPLDFVFYRGLNVTEASVLVTRASDHNPLLVEFRPGKPELK, from the coding sequence GTGCGCAAAAATACTTATGCCATGAGATATGTTGCCGGACAGCCAGCAGAACGTATTCTGCCTCCTGGCTCGTTTGCAACTATAGGCCAGGCATTGCCACCCGGAGAACCCTTACCCAGTGAGGCTTCTTTGAAAGTATTGGTCTGGAATATCTTTAAGCAGCAGCGCGCCGAATGGCTTTCAGTGCTGCAAAATTTTGGTAAAGATGCCCACCTGGTTTTATTGCAGGAGGCACAAACCACTCCTGAGCTGGTGAGATTTGCTACCAGCAATTATTTGGCTGCGGATCAGGTTCCAGCCTTTTTACTGCCTCAACACCCTTCAGGTGTCATGACATTATCCGCCGCGCACCCGGTTTATTGCTGCCCACTGCGTGAGCGTGAGCCGATTTTACGTTTATCTAAATCCGCTTTAGTCACCGTTTATCCGTTGCCAGATGGCCGCCTGTTGATGGTCGTTAATATTCATGCAGTGAATTTCAGTCTTGGCGTGGATGTCTACAGCAAGCAACTTGGGCCGATTGGCGATCAAATTGGTCACCACAATGGCCCAGTTATTATGGCGGGCGATTTTAATGCCTGGAGCCGTCCACGCATGAACGCGCTGTACCGTTTTGCTCGAGAGATGGCCCTACGAGAAGTTCGCTTTACTGATGATCATCGCCGCCGTGCTTTTGGTCGCCCCCTCGATTTTGTTTTTTATCGTGGTTTAAACGTCACAGAAGCTTCTGTTCTGGTTACTCGCGCGTCCGATCACAACCCTCTACTAGTCGAATTTCGTCCCGGCAAACCTGAGCTGAAGTAA
- the gloB gene encoding hydroxyacylglutathione hydrolase has protein sequence MNLNSISAFQDNYIWVLTNEQGKCIIVDPGDAQPVLTALEQNQWQPEAILLTHHHNDHVGGVKELLKKYPGLVVYGPEETLDKGTSRVVRDGEKVNILEYEFTVFATPGHTLGHICFYSKPYLFCGDTMFSGGCGRLFEGTAKNMFDSFQKLNNLPAETLICCAHEYTLSNIQFSLSILPNDDDLNRYCRKVKELRAKNQSTLPSSLENERKINLFLRTDDIDLKEKISKETNLQQPQQIFAWLRTKKDAF, from the coding sequence ATGAATCTTAACAGTATTTCTGCATTCCAGGATAACTACATCTGGGTTCTGACTAATGAGCAGGGGAAATGCATCATCGTAGACCCCGGTGATGCTCAACCAGTACTTACCGCTCTTGAGCAGAACCAATGGCAACCCGAAGCCATTTTGCTCACTCACCACCACAATGACCATGTTGGCGGCGTAAAAGAACTTCTCAAAAAGTATCCAGGGCTTGTGGTATACGGCCCCGAAGAGACACTAGATAAGGGAACGAGCCGGGTAGTCAGAGACGGCGAGAAGGTCAATATTTTGGAGTATGAATTTACTGTATTTGCCACACCTGGTCACACTTTAGGACATATCTGTTTCTATAGTAAACCTTATCTTTTTTGCGGCGACACGATGTTTTCTGGTGGCTGCGGCAGGCTTTTTGAAGGCACCGCCAAAAATATGTTTGATTCTTTTCAAAAGCTTAATAACCTTCCTGCTGAAACGTTAATTTGTTGTGCACATGAATACACTCTTTCAAACATACAATTTTCCTTATCTATTTTACCCAACGATGATGACTTAAACCGTTATTGTCGAAAAGTTAAGGAGTTACGTGCAAAAAACCAATCAACATTGCCAAGTTCGTTAGAAAATGAGCGCAAGATAAATTTATTTCTGAGAACAGATGATATTGATTTAAAAGAGAAAATATCAAAAGAAACAAACTTGCAACAACCACAGCAGATATTCGCATGGTTACGAACAAAGAAAGATGCATTCTAA
- a CDS encoding class I SAM-dependent methyltransferase, translating to MTTQSHHDKVDQQFGSQARAYLTSAVHASGRDLERLSARLADFSDARLLDMGCGAGHASFIAAAQVKNVVAYDLSEQMLAVVNDAAKTREISNITTQQGYAEILPFENDAFDVVISRYSAHHWHDVGKALREVKRVLKPGGVIIFMDVMSPGHPVLDIWLQTVEALRDTSHVRNYSSGEWLSMFNDAGLVTQNLLCDRLNLEYSSWIARMRTPAVMAEAIRAYQRSASDEVQRYFELQADGSFTSDIVMLEAVKF from the coding sequence ATGACAACACAGTCTCACCACGACAAAGTCGATCAACAATTTGGTTCTCAGGCTAGAGCTTATCTGACGAGCGCGGTACATGCTTCAGGGCGTGATCTGGAACGCCTGAGTGCTCGTCTGGCTGATTTCTCTGATGCGCGTTTGCTTGATATGGGATGCGGGGCAGGGCATGCCAGTTTTATTGCTGCGGCTCAGGTGAAAAACGTTGTTGCCTACGATCTCTCAGAGCAAATGCTGGCGGTAGTAAACGATGCAGCTAAAACTCGTGAGATCTCGAACATAACGACCCAGCAGGGTTATGCTGAAATACTGCCGTTTGAAAATGATGCATTTGATGTTGTCATCAGCCGCTATTCAGCTCACCACTGGCATGATGTGGGCAAAGCGCTGCGCGAAGTAAAACGCGTATTAAAGCCTGGCGGCGTGATTATCTTTATGGATGTGATGTCTCCGGGGCACCCGGTTCTCGATATTTGGCTGCAAACCGTCGAAGCGTTGCGGGACACTTCGCATGTTCGCAATTATTCCAGCGGAGAGTGGTTGAGTATGTTTAATGATGCGGGGTTAGTGACGCAAAATCTGCTTTGTGACCGCCTGAATCTGGAATATTCGAGCTGGATTGCACGAATGAGAACGCCAGCAGTGATGGCTGAGGCTATTCGAGCTTATCAGCGAAGTGCATCGGACGAAGTGCAACGCTATTTTGAATTGCAGGCAGATGGTTCGTTTACAAGCGATATTGTGATGCTGGAAGCGGTGAAATTTTGA
- the dnaQ gene encoding DNA polymerase III subunit epsilon: MSTPITRQIVLDTETTGMNQIGAHYEGHRIIEIGAVEVINRRLTGNNFHVYLKPDRLVDPEAFGVHGIADEFLADKPTFDQVADSFMDYIRGAELVIHNASFDIGFMDYEFGKLKRDIPKTNTFCKVTDSLALARKMFPGKRNSLDALCSRYEIDNSKRTLHGALLDAQILADVYLMMTGGQTSLKFAMEGDVQQRSGDNGIQRIVRHSSGVRIIRASDTELEAHESRLDLVEKKGGSCLWRI; the protein is encoded by the coding sequence ATGAGCACACCAATTACACGACAGATCGTCCTCGATACTGAAACTACCGGTATGAACCAAATCGGTGCTCACTACGAAGGGCATCGCATTATTGAAATCGGTGCGGTTGAAGTGATCAACCGCCGCCTGACGGGTAATAACTTCCATGTCTATTTAAAACCGGATCGCTTAGTCGACCCGGAAGCCTTTGGCGTGCATGGTATTGCTGATGAGTTTCTGGCCGACAAACCAACCTTTGACCAGGTTGCTGATTCATTCATGGATTACATCCGTGGCGCAGAACTTGTCATCCATAATGCCTCGTTTGATATCGGGTTTATGGACTATGAGTTCGGTAAACTCAAACGTGATATCCCGAAAACCAACACCTTCTGCAAGGTCACCGATAGCCTGGCGCTGGCACGTAAGATGTTTCCCGGTAAGCGAAACAGCCTGGATGCACTCTGCTCTCGCTATGAAATAGACAACAGCAAACGAACGCTGCACGGCGCATTACTCGATGCCCAAATACTGGCTGACGTCTATTTAATGATGACCGGCGGGCAAACTTCCCTGAAGTTTGCCATGGAAGGGGATGTGCAGCAGCGCTCCGGAGACAACGGTATTCAGCGTATTGTCCGCCATAGCAGCGGTGTACGCATTATTCGCGCAAGTGATACAGAGCTAGAAGCGCATGAATCGCGACTTGATCTTGTTGAGAAGAAAGGCGGAAGCTGCCTATGGCGCATATAA
- the mltD gene encoding murein transglycosylase D — protein MKAKAILLASVLLVGCQASRHDGNIQQHAQSLSAAGQGEAGKYTGTRWMDDGTFLADNQNLWNFIGDELKMGIPENTRIREQKQNYLKNKSYLHDVTLRAEPYMYWIAGQVKKRNMPMELVLLPIVESAFDPHATSSANAAGIWQIVPSTGRNYGLKQTKAYDARRDVVASTTAALDMMQRLNKMFDGDWLLTVAAYNSGEGRVLKAMKANKARGLPTDFWSLSLPRETKIYVPKMLALSDILKNNKKYGVRLPTTDESRALARVEVSDQVELTQVAEMAGISLNTLKTFNAGVKTSTIGKNQRYVMVPKKHADQLKASLAAGEIAAVQPRMIADNSGTAGGSKSYRVRSGDTLSSIASRLGVSTKELQSWNGIRSAHLKVGQTLNVKKGDGRLAKNDSITYKVRKGDSLSSIAKRHGVNIKDVLRWNDDTDNLKPGDQLTLFVSNNSTPDT, from the coding sequence ATGAAGGCAAAAGCGATATTACTCGCCTCTGTCCTGCTAGTGGGGTGCCAGGCGTCAAGGCATGACGGCAACATCCAACAGCACGCACAGAGTCTGTCTGCAGCTGGTCAAGGTGAAGCAGGAAAGTACACAGGTACGCGATGGATGGACGATGGGACATTCCTCGCGGATAACCAAAACTTGTGGAACTTCATTGGCGACGAGCTAAAGATGGGGATACCGGAAAATACCCGGATCCGCGAACAGAAACAGAATTACCTGAAGAATAAGAGCTATCTCCACGATGTAACATTACGGGCAGAGCCGTATATGTACTGGATTGCCGGGCAAGTTAAGAAACGTAACATGCCAATGGAACTAGTACTGCTACCCATAGTGGAGAGCGCTTTTGACCCCCACGCTACCTCTTCTGCAAATGCCGCTGGCATCTGGCAGATAGTACCGAGCACGGGGCGCAATTATGGTTTAAAACAGACCAAAGCATACGATGCACGTCGTGATGTAGTGGCTTCAACCACTGCCGCACTCGATATGATGCAGCGTCTGAATAAGATGTTTGACGGCGACTGGTTGTTAACCGTGGCGGCGTACAACAGCGGCGAAGGTCGTGTACTGAAGGCAATGAAAGCGAATAAAGCTCGTGGCTTACCTACGGATTTTTGGTCGCTTTCACTGCCACGGGAAACCAAAATTTACGTGCCGAAAATGTTGGCTTTGAGTGATATTCTCAAAAACAACAAAAAGTACGGTGTACGCTTACCGACGACTGATGAAAGCCGTGCGTTAGCACGTGTGGAAGTTAGCGATCAGGTTGAGCTTACGCAGGTCGCCGAAATGGCGGGTATATCATTAAATACGTTGAAAACGTTCAATGCCGGGGTGAAAACGTCGACGATTGGCAAAAATCAACGTTACGTAATGGTACCTAAAAAGCATGCAGATCAGCTTAAAGCCTCTTTGGCTGCTGGTGAGATAGCTGCTGTGCAACCAAGGATGATCGCTGATAACAGCGGCACCGCAGGTGGCAGTAAATCTTATCGTGTTCGTTCAGGTGATACCTTATCGAGCATTGCTTCACGTTTAGGCGTGAGCACCAAAGAGTTACAAAGCTGGAATGGCATCCGTAGCGCACACTTAAAAGTGGGCCAAACGCTTAACGTCAAAAAAGGCGACGGGCGTTTAGCTAAAAACGATAGCATCACCTATAAGGTTCGTAAGGGTGATTCATTGTCCAGTATCGCGAAACGTCACGGCGTGAACATCAAAGATGTATTGCGCTGGAACGATGATACCGACAATTTGAAACCGGGCGATCAGTTGACGCTGTTCGTGAGCAACAACTCTACACCTGATACGTGA